From Vanessa cardui chromosome 11, ilVanCard2.1, whole genome shotgun sequence, the proteins below share one genomic window:
- the LOC124533421 gene encoding integrin beta-PS isoform X1, with product MVGFANGIDLKSKQTSKMDTRTSILFCLWASLFVTCSGQRAEQLLAQNPCSSKTTCSDCARTPSCAWCFAPEFNGPRCFNPAMEGGTGGCDEAYIFNPDNQQSIDPMYNRELTRAKGRMGVGMESSYYEESMSSSSSSSSSSSSKGGGYMAAGAGGENLVQIKPQRVKLQLRMNQMQKMTFSYAQAQDYPVDLYYLMDLSRSMKNDKEKLSMLGSLLSSTMRNITSNFRIGFGSFVDKLVMPYVSTVPKNLISPCDGCAAPYGYKNQMSLSNDTDFFDKAVARADVSGNLDAPEGGFDAIMQAVVCKDEIGWREHARKLLVFSTDAGFHYAGDGKLGGIVQPNDGECHMENNSYTHSTTQDYPSISQINLKVKQHAINVIFAVTAEQISVYEQLSKHIEGSSSGILSDDSDNVVDLVREQYNKITSTVEMKDTSSDAVQILYYSSCLGSKDNMVQTSKCDGLKVGDVVEFSAEITLKECPKDPSKWKQSFSIYPVGVSESLNVELEMLCDCPCEHPGHHAYNDSPLVCSGEGTSACGVCVCKPGRFGKSCECSAHGGVSLEQERGCRPTNASSGPLCSNRGTCICGVCECNKMDDPLKVISGPFCECDNFTCDMNKGLLCSGPEHGECVCGKCSCRPEYSGPACQCLKDQTPCISRENGKICSGNGKCVCGQCVCNVDDDRHYSGKYCDKCPTCPGKCEDFKECVLCEVHKRGPAYNPDEPARDCGDCNLFPEVVEGKIEANETLNEHLCSFYDDEDCLYVYVYSYNETQHLHIRAQKEHECPRKVFILGIVLGVIAAIVLVGLALLMLWKMVTTIHDRREFARFEKERMMAKWDTGENPIYKQATSTFKNPTYAGK from the exons ATGGTTGGATTCGCGAACG GTATTGAtctgaaatcaaaacaaaccagTAAAATGGATACACGAACGAGTATACTATTTTGCTTGTGGGCGAGCCTGTTTGTTACCTGCTCGGGGCAACGCGCGGAGCAGTTGCTTGCCCAAAACCCTTGCTCCAGCAAGACGACGTGCAGTGACTGTGCAAGGACGCCGTCCTGTGCGTGGTGTTTCGCCCCGGAGTTCAATGGACCGCGCTGTTTCAATCCCGCCATGGAGGGCGGCACCGGCGGCTGTGATGAGGCCTACATATTCAATCCAGACAATCAGCAGTCTATAGATCCGATGTACAATCGTGAACTAACAAGAG CGAAAGGTCGAATGGGCGTAGGTATGGAGTCTTCATATTACGAGGAATCCatgagtagtagtagtagtagcagCAGCAGCAGTAGCAGTAAGGGTGGCGGGTACATGGCGGCCGGCGCCGGCGGCGAGAACTTGGTTCAAATTAAGCCACAAAGAGTGAAGCTACAACTGCGGATGA ATCAGATGCAGAAGATGACGTTCTCGTACGCACAAGCTCAAGACTACCCGGTGGATCTCTACTACCTCATGGACTTGAGTAGGTCGATGAAGAATGACAAGGAGAAGCTCAGTATGCTCGGCAGTCTACTCTCGAGTACAATGAGAAATATCACTTCGAACTTCCGCATCGGTTTTGGATCGTTCGTTGACAAACTCGTCATGCCGTATGTCTCGACCGTACCTAAAAA TCTAATATCACCTTGCGACGGCTGCGCGGCGCCCTACGGCTACAAGAATCAAATGTCTCTCAGCAACGACACGGACTTTTTTGAT AAAGCAGTGGCCCGCGCGGACGTGTCCGGCAACCTGGACGCGCCCGAGGGAGGCTTCGACGCCATCATGCAGGCCGTCGTGTGCAAGGACGAGATCGGCTGGCGCGAGCACGCCCGCAAGCTTCTCGTATTCTCCACCGACGCCGGCTTCCACTACGCCGGCGACGGCAAG TTAGGAGGTATCGTGCAACCAAATGACGGAGAGTGCCACATGGAAAACAACTCATATACCCACTCCACGACGCAAGACTATCCCAGTATATCACAAATTAATCTCAAG GTAAAGCAACACGCGATAAACGTGATATTCGCGGTGACGGCGGAACAGATCAGCGTGTACGAGCAGCTCAGCAAGCACATCGAGGGCTCCAGCTCCGGCATCCTCAGCGACGACTCCGACAACGTCGTCGACCTCGTGCGCGAGCAGTACAAC AAAATTACCTCAACCGTTGAAATGAAAGACACATCCAGTGATGCAGTGCAGATATTGTACTACTCTTCTTGTCTGGGAAGCAAGGACAATATGGTGCAGACCAGCAAATGCGACGGACTCAAA GTTGGTGATGTTGTTGAATTCTCAGCTGAAATCACACTCAAAGAATGTCCCAAGGACCCAAGCAAGTGGAAGCAGAGTTTCAGTATCTATCCAGTCGGAGTGTCGGAAAGTCTCAATGTCGAATTGGAAATGCTCTGCGACTGTCCTTGCGAACATCCCGGACATCAT GCGTACAACGACAGCCCGCTGGTGTGCAGCGGCGAGGGCACGTCGGCGTGCGGCGTGTGCGTGTGCAAGCCGGGCCGCTTCGGCAAGAGCTGCGAGTGCTCCGCGCACGGCGGCGTGTCGCTCGAGCAGGAGCGCGGCTGCCGCCCCACCAACGCCTCCAGCGGCCCGCTCTGCTCCAACCGCGGCACATGCATCTGCGGCGTCTGCGAGTGCAACAAGATGGACGACCCGCTCAAG GTGATCTCGGGCCCGTTCTGCGAGTGCGACAACTTCACGTGCGACATGAACAAGGGGCTGCTGTGCTCGGGCCCGGAGCACGGCGAGTGCGTGTGCGGCAAGTGCAGCTGCCGCCCCGAGTACAGCGGGCCCGCCTGCCAGTGCCTCAAGGACCAGACGCCCTGCATATCGCGAG AAAATGGAAAAATATGCAGTGGAAATGGAAAATGTGTGTGCGGCCAGTGCGTGTGCAATGTAGACGACGACCGACACTACTCCGGAAAGTACTGTGACAAATGCCCG ACGTGCCCCGGCAAGTGCGAGGACTTCAAGGAGTGCGTGCTGTGCGAGGTGCACAAGCGCGGCCCCGCCTACAACCCCGACGAGCCTGCGCGCGACTGCGGCGACTGCAACCTCTTCCCGGAGGTCGTCGAGGGGAAAATCGAAG CAAACGAAACATTGAACGAACATTTGTGCAGTTTTTACGACGATGAAGACTGTCTTTACGTATACGTATACTCCTACAACGAAACCCAACACTTGCACATCCGAGCGCAAAAGGAACACGAATGTCCGAGAAAG GTATTTATCCTCGGTATAGTGCTGGGTGTGATCGCCGCCATCGTGCTGGTGGGTTTGGCTCTGCTGATGCTGTGGAAGATGGTGACGACTATACACGACCGGCGCGAGTTTGCGCGCTTTGAGAAGGAGCGCATGATGGCCAAGTGGGACACG gGCGAGAATCCTATTTACAAGCAAGCAACATCCACATTCAAAAATCCAACTTACGCCGGTAAATAA
- the LOC124533421 gene encoding integrin beta-PS isoform X2, which produces MDTRTSILFCLWASLFVTCSGQRAEQLLAQNPCSSKTTCSDCARTPSCAWCFAPEFNGPRCFNPAMEGGTGGCDEAYIFNPDNQQSIDPMYNRELTRAKGRMGVGMESSYYEESMSSSSSSSSSSSSKGGGYMAAGAGGENLVQIKPQRVKLQLRMNQMQKMTFSYAQAQDYPVDLYYLMDLSRSMKNDKEKLSMLGSLLSSTMRNITSNFRIGFGSFVDKLVMPYVSTVPKNLISPCDGCAAPYGYKNQMSLSNDTDFFDKAVARADVSGNLDAPEGGFDAIMQAVVCKDEIGWREHARKLLVFSTDAGFHYAGDGKLGGIVQPNDGECHMENNSYTHSTTQDYPSISQINLKVKQHAINVIFAVTAEQISVYEQLSKHIEGSSSGILSDDSDNVVDLVREQYNKITSTVEMKDTSSDAVQILYYSSCLGSKDNMVQTSKCDGLKVGDVVEFSAEITLKECPKDPSKWKQSFSIYPVGVSESLNVELEMLCDCPCEHPGHHAYNDSPLVCSGEGTSACGVCVCKPGRFGKSCECSAHGGVSLEQERGCRPTNASSGPLCSNRGTCICGVCECNKMDDPLKVISGPFCECDNFTCDMNKGLLCSGPEHGECVCGKCSCRPEYSGPACQCLKDQTPCISRENGKICSGNGKCVCGQCVCNVDDDRHYSGKYCDKCPTCPGKCEDFKECVLCEVHKRGPAYNPDEPARDCGDCNLFPEVVEGKIEANETLNEHLCSFYDDEDCLYVYVYSYNETQHLHIRAQKEHECPRKVFILGIVLGVIAAIVLVGLALLMLWKMVTTIHDRREFARFEKERMMAKWDTGENPIYKQATSTFKNPTYAGK; this is translated from the exons ATGGATACACGAACGAGTATACTATTTTGCTTGTGGGCGAGCCTGTTTGTTACCTGCTCGGGGCAACGCGCGGAGCAGTTGCTTGCCCAAAACCCTTGCTCCAGCAAGACGACGTGCAGTGACTGTGCAAGGACGCCGTCCTGTGCGTGGTGTTTCGCCCCGGAGTTCAATGGACCGCGCTGTTTCAATCCCGCCATGGAGGGCGGCACCGGCGGCTGTGATGAGGCCTACATATTCAATCCAGACAATCAGCAGTCTATAGATCCGATGTACAATCGTGAACTAACAAGAG CGAAAGGTCGAATGGGCGTAGGTATGGAGTCTTCATATTACGAGGAATCCatgagtagtagtagtagtagcagCAGCAGCAGTAGCAGTAAGGGTGGCGGGTACATGGCGGCCGGCGCCGGCGGCGAGAACTTGGTTCAAATTAAGCCACAAAGAGTGAAGCTACAACTGCGGATGA ATCAGATGCAGAAGATGACGTTCTCGTACGCACAAGCTCAAGACTACCCGGTGGATCTCTACTACCTCATGGACTTGAGTAGGTCGATGAAGAATGACAAGGAGAAGCTCAGTATGCTCGGCAGTCTACTCTCGAGTACAATGAGAAATATCACTTCGAACTTCCGCATCGGTTTTGGATCGTTCGTTGACAAACTCGTCATGCCGTATGTCTCGACCGTACCTAAAAA TCTAATATCACCTTGCGACGGCTGCGCGGCGCCCTACGGCTACAAGAATCAAATGTCTCTCAGCAACGACACGGACTTTTTTGAT AAAGCAGTGGCCCGCGCGGACGTGTCCGGCAACCTGGACGCGCCCGAGGGAGGCTTCGACGCCATCATGCAGGCCGTCGTGTGCAAGGACGAGATCGGCTGGCGCGAGCACGCCCGCAAGCTTCTCGTATTCTCCACCGACGCCGGCTTCCACTACGCCGGCGACGGCAAG TTAGGAGGTATCGTGCAACCAAATGACGGAGAGTGCCACATGGAAAACAACTCATATACCCACTCCACGACGCAAGACTATCCCAGTATATCACAAATTAATCTCAAG GTAAAGCAACACGCGATAAACGTGATATTCGCGGTGACGGCGGAACAGATCAGCGTGTACGAGCAGCTCAGCAAGCACATCGAGGGCTCCAGCTCCGGCATCCTCAGCGACGACTCCGACAACGTCGTCGACCTCGTGCGCGAGCAGTACAAC AAAATTACCTCAACCGTTGAAATGAAAGACACATCCAGTGATGCAGTGCAGATATTGTACTACTCTTCTTGTCTGGGAAGCAAGGACAATATGGTGCAGACCAGCAAATGCGACGGACTCAAA GTTGGTGATGTTGTTGAATTCTCAGCTGAAATCACACTCAAAGAATGTCCCAAGGACCCAAGCAAGTGGAAGCAGAGTTTCAGTATCTATCCAGTCGGAGTGTCGGAAAGTCTCAATGTCGAATTGGAAATGCTCTGCGACTGTCCTTGCGAACATCCCGGACATCAT GCGTACAACGACAGCCCGCTGGTGTGCAGCGGCGAGGGCACGTCGGCGTGCGGCGTGTGCGTGTGCAAGCCGGGCCGCTTCGGCAAGAGCTGCGAGTGCTCCGCGCACGGCGGCGTGTCGCTCGAGCAGGAGCGCGGCTGCCGCCCCACCAACGCCTCCAGCGGCCCGCTCTGCTCCAACCGCGGCACATGCATCTGCGGCGTCTGCGAGTGCAACAAGATGGACGACCCGCTCAAG GTGATCTCGGGCCCGTTCTGCGAGTGCGACAACTTCACGTGCGACATGAACAAGGGGCTGCTGTGCTCGGGCCCGGAGCACGGCGAGTGCGTGTGCGGCAAGTGCAGCTGCCGCCCCGAGTACAGCGGGCCCGCCTGCCAGTGCCTCAAGGACCAGACGCCCTGCATATCGCGAG AAAATGGAAAAATATGCAGTGGAAATGGAAAATGTGTGTGCGGCCAGTGCGTGTGCAATGTAGACGACGACCGACACTACTCCGGAAAGTACTGTGACAAATGCCCG ACGTGCCCCGGCAAGTGCGAGGACTTCAAGGAGTGCGTGCTGTGCGAGGTGCACAAGCGCGGCCCCGCCTACAACCCCGACGAGCCTGCGCGCGACTGCGGCGACTGCAACCTCTTCCCGGAGGTCGTCGAGGGGAAAATCGAAG CAAACGAAACATTGAACGAACATTTGTGCAGTTTTTACGACGATGAAGACTGTCTTTACGTATACGTATACTCCTACAACGAAACCCAACACTTGCACATCCGAGCGCAAAAGGAACACGAATGTCCGAGAAAG GTATTTATCCTCGGTATAGTGCTGGGTGTGATCGCCGCCATCGTGCTGGTGGGTTTGGCTCTGCTGATGCTGTGGAAGATGGTGACGACTATACACGACCGGCGCGAGTTTGCGCGCTTTGAGAAGGAGCGCATGATGGCCAAGTGGGACACG gGCGAGAATCCTATTTACAAGCAAGCAACATCCACATTCAAAAATCCAACTTACGCCGGTAAATAA